The Astyanax mexicanus isolate ESR-SI-001 chromosome 21, AstMex3_surface, whole genome shotgun sequence genome contains the following window.
ttatgtgatattatttattttgccacattatgattattctgttatactattatactatattcctgaaattaaatattttttttttgttttcctatatcgccaagtatattgatatcgcaaaaataccctgaaatatcgtgatattattttagagccatatcgcccatccctaacttaaacattaaacatacagaaCCTTAAATAGTCCAGTGTCCAGCGTATTAACCATAAACATAAACTTCTTTGCTGCAGAGTTTGCTTGTCTGCTGCTGCTTTTGGCCGCTTTTCAGCTTCTTTTAGCTGAGGGTGATCAGGGTCGGGTAATCACTGCGGTGCTGAGAATATCCACCCACCacccagataataataataataataataataataataataataataataataataataatagctgttctgtggtggtttactatcctgtgggttctgagtactgaagaacagggtaaatcAGATAGATCTGGGATAAAAGGAAACAGTgtaaattaaagtttaatatataaagataaaggCTATATAACAAGATAAAACCTGTATCTAAAGACACATCTATGAAAAGCTATATGAGctcattgattttattttatatcttttcaGCAGAAACGGCTTATAAAATAACCAGTTATTGCAGGTTAGTGACCCGTCATGAACCCCCATCTTCTGGTTTATTAAAAGGTCTTATCAGATGCACATTAAAGggattaggggtgtcacgatctcgatattttatcgaaatcgaatcgaaatgaggtcatggtctcgagtatcgaagtcaaaaagaggatcgacgatccctcccgcgcgtgctacgcaaatagcgcagcgcgctacgcaaatggcgcggcaccaacacagcgcatcctattcatttaaatagagagccgctgcatgagcgcagccccgccctcagttctgctgtgtgagagacagctgcctttcaaccacggaggagaaactgaaaacggatttatagaaatatagacagggctctcaagttttgagtgtcggcgggagtgtgatcactgttttttatctgtccaacgggggagggggggcgggtgttgggcgcgcaggttttgtatctgtatctaacggaggggtgggtgcgcgcaggtgagagcgtgtgaactcgctgaaatgcgtgtgtcagtgtgacttgagaacactgactatagatcacagtgaggtggattaaaaatcttaaacttataattgactacacctgttgctttccattgaattaaaaaaacatctttctctcagataaagtaaacacaagcgtgtttctgactaaaataaaagcttttcaggagagatataagttatgtgtaaatatttataagacaatacctgacaaaatctgttttaaagacgttaataaacatcacttatctaaccagcctgtactgatttctgccccccaataatgctttcaataacctctaatagcctttaatagtcttcagtagcctttaaaagacttacctggcggccgtggtgtgtccactaaactccgtagttataaacatcctgaggttagcagcgcgctaactgacctgtttataatgtaatccgagcagtgactccgtgtcggctgttctaacctgctgctgttagctgcttgggctgaaagatgaactgtagtgagctgtataatccggttagtggggttaaaacctttatttgtttacagaaacagtaaaaacggactggctgagctctgtagcccgtggctgggctgtactgaagtagtgactgagtgaagagagcggggcttgtgctgctgctgctagtggttggatgaagaactgcagcttcatgtaatgagcagtttcaccagccatccacacacagctctgataaactgcttgttttaatagtgcacactgttgctaccaaaaaaagtcactagatggcattaccatatatatcttaataaataataataatatttataatatttataataataataataaatatattatttaaatgttatgaggcataaaataataacaagaaaaaaaaacaagaaaatcgagaatcgaatcgaatcgtgaccctcaaatcgaaaatgaaatagaatcgaggatttagagaatcgtgacacccctaaaagGGATGGTCATCTTTTTGTTTTCTATTGGTGCCAGACAGCAGGATCACGGTTACATAGGTATAGAGATTTAAATACAGCTTATGAAATAAGTGCagatatataaaatcaaaaatgttCTAAGATCTATTATAAGTCGTATTTATAAGTGTTTCCTCTTATGTTAGGATTTTTTAAAGGGAAAGCTGAAATACtgcaagtttttatttatttatttctatttcattcctattttattcctgcagtgacttggttctgatacatcagctcacagatgcagccttgtgctgatccacatcaccctgtacccacccagagagagcaagaccaactgtgctctctcaggactccggcagctgatgacaagctgcatgattgggattcgaactagcaatCTTCTACTCACAGTGGCAGCCATTATGtgcaccactcagagcccataaaAACTGCATgtttaagtacatttttacattttcctctgaTTAAGTAAATTATATAAGGCATTCAGCATCACACTCTCGATATCACGATCAAGATATTGACTACCTCTttaaaaattgtttgtttttcaggTGAAAGAAACAAACGACATAGGGTTAGGATAGAAACAATAGcaaagaagtaaaataaatattttagtacttGTTTTTGGTTTGTTAACCAAAAGACTTTCTTTGTGTAATTTTCactcaaatatgatttatatagcactactgagatacatttatgactaaaattgcactgctgagacctgcaaatgcacacatacagcttgtctagttcctgtagaagagaagtactgccaatagaatacacaatcaaatcctcacagcaatgcttcaaaaccAGGAAGAAGTAAAGAATGAGCATACCGTACAATCCTATTCAATACATGCAACCCCCTCAGACTGctcaaaatgccttaaaaaaaccCAAACACAGCCAGAGAAAATAACTTATTAAAAGCCAAACAAGCCAGCATGACtaataaaaacactaatttaaCCAATTATTGAGTTTCTGGCTGATTAAATTTAAAATTGCTGTTGTTTTGCTGAATGTAAAACAGTGGCTTTAATATTTATCATCATGCCATTAAGGCTACACTGACATTAGCAGCATAATTGCTTAAAATCACAAACCTGGTACGAGGAATACGTTGGGATTTTAATTTAATGCCATTATAAAAGCAGCATTCATTTAAATTCCAGATAAACAGTTTTGACCTGCTGAGAGAACGTAACTTtgactttgtgtgttttttttagaattatcACCTTAATTATCCAAATTGCTTAATGCTTAAAGTGTTCCAACTTCCGGTcctgtgttttactgtttttcttgcTCCCTGCGCATGTTAAAATATACAGATTCATctggaggggaaattaaaactggtgtgcatttttttttaccaaagaagcagatacagctcgctaAACATAACAAGCCCCATTCACTGGATTAAaagtagctcagctctgtggagccaAAAATCGCTCATCTTACTCTGTCCTGCCtgaagaaacatgagaacagcattttatctgaggagctcctgctgctgttcctcactgtagaAGCGTTTTTATCCAGGTAAAATAGAAAACACCAGCAAACAGCCATTCTTCACTCGAAAGAAGAGACAAATGGAAAAGGTTCCTCCTGTCTCTAAATGCAAAATCATTTGGACAAATGATAAAACTCTCTTAAACTCTGGATTCAAGGTGCACAAAAACTGCAAGGGCAGAAattatagccctgtttaaatatattaatactgtagcttgaagtatcattttaatgcacactgaactgaatttattttttaactgtagAAAGGAGGTAATAGTTgtagattttaatactgtaatggcttcaataataacagctttaataTTAACATATTGTAACATATTATTGTAATATGTTTAGAAACTTTACTAAAGCCTGTTTAACTAAGATTGCTTTAGCTTTAGAATGTGTGCTTCATTTAATCAGATTTAGAAAGCCTCAATCACGAAGTCTGCTTAACTAAGTTTTGTTAACAAAGACTGCTCCACTAAGCATGTTTTACTAAACCTTTAAATCTGCTTTATTTTAACCAGCTTCGGAAAGCCTGCTTTAAAAAGCCTGATTTGAAATAGTCTGCTTTATTAATCCAGCTTTAGAAACCATGAATCACTAAGTCTGTTTTTCTATGCCTGCTTTAGAAACCCCACTTTACCAAGTCTGTTTGAGAAAGTCTGCTTCAATTAACCTGATTCAAAATCTGCTTCATTAAGCCAGCTTTAAAAATCTTTAATCACTAAGGTGTGCTTTAGAAACACCTTATTACGTTCATTACGTTTTGTTTACAAAGCTTGCTTTACTAAGcgtgttttaaaaaaattgcttTACAAAGTCTGTTTAGGAATTTATGCTTTGTTAATGCAGCTTTAAAAAGCCTAAATCATTAACTCTGATTCACTAAATCTGAATGAATTCAGAATGTGCTTTACAAAGTGCTTTTTGTGCCCTCGtgttctaaatcaagctgcgtgatgCACAATTCACTGACGTGCTACAGATTGCTAAAACAGAGCCCTGTTTGAAGGAGCCTTCATCACTAAAGCTGATTGTCTGGTTGAGGAAGTTTTTTTCACTAAGCTTTATTCAGAAAGTCTGTATCACCAAGCCTGCATTACTTAAACTGCTTCACAAAGTCCAAACAAGCCTGTTTCAGAAAAGTAAAGACTTGTGTAAAGACAAGAAAACGCACCAGTTTAGCCTGAGCGTCTGCGATCTTGCGGTTGTTCTCCACCAGAATCTTCTCCAGCTCCTCCCGCTTCGATTTCTCCTCCTCCTGCGAAAGACGAAGGTTTCAGTTAAAGCACAAAAACAGACATTTAACAGACAACTTCAGGGATATTTCAGTCAGATTGTGGGTTCATATAAGAATCCTTCAGCAAAATTTTACTTTTACctcattttattccattttcttctcaattttttaaaaaaagttttaacccCACCCACACTTTACAACTCCTCATCACTACCCACGTCCTCaactctgatacatgtgaagtcagacaggAAATATGGCCCCTCCTTGTCGTGGTGGGGTTTGTAAACTTTTGCCCATTCCCTGACCCACATTTGTGGAAAAAGGTGTCTGTATATGTGCAGTGCAGTTTTTATCCTGGTAACTCCAATAAATGTATACATAACTTTACATACTATACATATCTAACTTTGTCTttctttcctgaggtggtcctgatctgtgccagttccatcatcacaaAGTTTtgaatggtctttgcagtgactgcacttaaggatactttcaaagttcttaaatttcttcttttttttcggATTGACCGACCTTCATCTtttctttaagtcattttttttattctgtatttagttaagtagttgttgcttctcataatctggattataacgttactcaaatattcactattcactgtatacctgtaactctacctcttcactactttactttaactgatgctctcaaactttacattaagagacaagaaattcaagtaataactcttgatgagttcagcacagctgttaactgaaagcctgaattccaggtgactctacctcataaaactgactgaaaaaaaatccagcagagatgttcaaaactgatcatctaaacaagaggagctactttgaagaacaaaaaacataaatcatattctggtttgtttaacacttttttaatgtttgtttttcttaatttgtttggatgactttagtactaatcttcaatgcagaacatttttaatataaaatcgtttaactggtactgtatgtatgtgcacGGTTTACCTCGCGGGCTTTCTGGGTCTCCAGCTCGGCCTGTCTCTGCCTTTCGAGCTCCTCCAGAAGCTGCTTCTCCATGATGCGCTTGGCCTCCTCCACCCTCCTCAGCACCTCCCGCTCGATCTCATCCTTCCtcttctccagctcctcctccacccGCTTAGCCACCAGCTCCTCCACCCGCCGCGCCGTCTCCTCCTCAATCAGACGCTCCTCGATTTCCTGCTGCCGGCTGACAAGACAAAAACGAGAAGATCAAAAACACATTCTTTTACTAATACTGAGTCTGCTTCACAAAACATGCTTCATAGACCCTCATTCCCTGTCCTAACACTTCTGGTGCTGTAACTCCTAATCCCTGTCCTAACACTTCTAGTGATGGACCCCCAATCCCTCATTCCCTGTCCTAACACTTCTGGTGCTGGACCCCACCTCCCCCATAGCCTATCCTAACACTTCTGGTGCTGGACCCACATTTCCTGACCTAATACTTTTGGTGCTGGACCCCCGTTCCATGCCCTAACACTTCTGATGCTGGATCCTCATTCCCTGTCCTAACACTTCTAGTGCTGGACACCCATTCCTTGTCCTAACACTTCTGGTGCTGGATCCTCATTCCCTGTCCTAACACTTCTGTTGCTGGAACCCCCTTGCCTCCGTTCTCTGTCCTAACACTTCTGGCTCTGGACCCCCATTCCCTGTCCTAACACTTCTGGTGCTGGACTCTAATTCTATGTCCTAACACTTCTAGTGCTGGACCACCATTCCTTGTCCTAACACTTCTGATGCTGGATCCTCATTCCCTGTCCTAACACTTCTGATGCTGGCCCCCCATGCCTCCGTTCCCTGTCCTAATACTTCTCGTGGTGGGCCCTCATGGCCTGTCCTAACACTTCTGTCGCTGGACACCAATTCCCTGTCCTAACACTTCTGGCGCTGGACACCAATTCCCTGTCCTAACACTTCTGGTACTAGACCCCCATGCCCTGTCCTAACACTTCTGATGCTGGCCCCCCATGCCTCCGTTCCCTGTCCTAATACTTCTCGTGGTGGGCCCTCATGGCCTGTCCTAACACTTCTGTCGCTGGACACCAATTCCCTGTCCTAACACTTCTGGCGCTGGACACCAATTCCCTGTCCTAACACTTCTGGTACTAGACCCCCATGCCCTGTCCTAACACTTCTGGCGCTGGACTCACATGCTCCTCTGCCGCTCCAGCTCGGCccgcttctcctcctcctccttcttctgctTCTCGTCCACGGCGCTCCTCTTGCTCAGGGTCCGCCCGAAGATGTCGATCCTGTCCGGGGGCGAGGCGGCCCTCTCCCGCTCCCTCTCCCGGCGGGATGGCGCGGTCTCTGAGCGAGATCGGGAGCGCGACTCCCGGCGGCGGTTCCTCTTGGACTCGCGGCTCTTGGAGCGGCGCTTCTTCTCTCTGGAGCGGGAGCGGCTGCGCTTCTTGCCGTGCTTCCCCCCGC
Protein-coding sequences here:
- the LOC125785899 gene encoding arginine and glutamate-rich protein 1-B, coding for MGRSRSRSSSHSKRSKSGGGKHGKKRSRSRSREKKRRSKSRESKRNRRRESRSRSRSETAPSRRERERERAASPPDRIDIFGRTLSKRSAVDEKQKKEEEEKRAELERQRSIRQQEIEERLIEEETARRVEELVAKRVEEELEKRKDEIEREVLRRVEEAKRIMEKQLLEELERQRQAELETQKAREEEEKSKREELEKILVENNRKIADAQAKLAEEQLRIVEEQRKIHEERMKLEQERQRQQKEEQRIILGKGKSRPKLSFSLKATE